In the Marinobacter sp. Arc7-DN-1 genome, ACTGCTCAAGTGATAAAAATGCCATTATCTTTGGAGCCCCGTGGCCAAAAATGACTTAATTACATCAATAATGGCCTTCTGCTGCTGACTTTCTAGACTTGCATAAATAGGGAGGCAGAGAATCCGCCCAGCAATATCATTCGAAACCGGCTGAGGACTCGTTTGTTCGAAGAAATCAATGGTTTCTAGTGAAGGAAAGAAATATCGGCGCGCCAGAATTCTATTCTCTTTGAGAAGTTCCGCTACTTTTACAGCCGCCGGCTCGCTCTCGAACACCGCGGGAAAATAGGCTGCATTGTAAGACAGGTCGTCACTTCGCTTTTGCAACTGCACTAAACTAAAAAGCGCGCGTTCATAGTTAGACCATACTCGGTGTCGGACGGCCATATTGGCTTCCATTTCATCCAGTACACACAAGCCCATCGCCGCCTGCAACTCATTCATCTTGGCATTGATGCCCAGCTCTTCGATTGTCTGCCGCCCAGTGATTCCGAAGTTTATCATTCTCTTCGCACGCTCCAGATCTTCCTTGCGCTGGAAGATAATGGCCCCGCCCTCGCCTGTGTGGAACAGCTTGGTGGCGTGAAAGCTGAGGGTGGCGGCGTCGCCATGCTTGAGCAGGCTTTTGCCTTTGTAGTTCACACCGAAGGCGTGAGATGCATCGTAGATGACTTTCAGGTTGTGCTTTTGGGCGATGGTATCTATGGCTTCTACATCGCAGGCGTTGCCAAATACGTGCACGGGAACAATGGAACGGGTTTGCGGGGTAATGGCCTCTTCAATGCTGGCGGGGTTCAGGCACCAGGTTTCCGGGTCGATGTCTGCAAACACTGGCTGGATGCCATCCCACTTCAGTGAACTTGCCGTGGCAATGAAGGTGAATGGTGTTGTAATCGCCTCTGCAGGCTTTCCGTCTACCGGCTCGTTAATGCCCAGGGCGCGATAGGCAATTTGCAGTGCCAGCGTACCATTTGATACCAGCAACAGGTTTTCGACGCCCAGATACTCTTCCAGCCTACTCGTTAGCTCCTGCGCTAACGGGCCATTGTTGGTCAGCCAGTTGCGCTCATAGATACCGTCCAGAAACTGATTCAGTCTCTCCCGGTTTGGCAGGTACGGCTTCGTGACGGGGATCATTTCGAGTCTTCCAGAATGTCTAACAGGTATTGGCCGTAGCCGTTTTTCTTGAGCTGGTCAGCCTGTTGTAGGAACTGCTCTTTGGCCAGCCAGCCTTGGTTGAAGCCGATTTCTTCAAGGCAGGCGATCTTATAGCCCTGCCTCTTCTCAACGGTTTCTACAAACTGCGCGGCTTCCAGCAGACTTTCATGGGTCCCAGTATCCAGCCAGGCGAAGCCCCGGCCGAGCAGCTCTACATTCAACTTGCCTTGCTCCAGATAGGCCCGGTTTACGCAGGTGATTTCAAGTTCGCCCCGGTGGCTGGGCGTTACCTGTTTGGCAATGTTTACCACGCTGTTGTCGTAGAAATACAGGCCAGTTACAGCGTAGTGGGATTTCGGGTGTTCAGGTTTTTCTTCGATGGAGATAGCGCGTTTGCTCTCATCGAACTCGACTACGCCAAAGCGTTCTGGGTCTTTTACCTGGTAGCCGAATACCGTGGCGCCTTCGCTGCGCTGGGCGGCCTGTTTCAGTTTTGGAGTGAAGCCCTGGCCATAAAAGATGTTGTCGCCCAGTACCAGGCACACGCTGTCGTTACCGATGAACTCTTCGCCGATAACAAAGGCCTGGGCGAGGCCGTCCGGGCTTGGCTGGATTTCGTAGCTGAGGTTAATGCCGAATTGTCCGCCAGTACCGAGTGCGCGTTTAAAGCCGGCCTGATCTTCCGGGGTGGTGATAATGAGGATTTCCCGGATGCCCGCCAGCATGAGTACAGAGAGCGGATAGTAGATCATTGGCTTGTCGTACACCGGCAGGAGTTGTTTAGATGTGCCGAGTGTTATGGGATATAGGCGGGTACCGGAGCCGCCTGCGAGGATAATACCTTTCATATTCAAACTAATCTCTCTGGTGAAGATGGGGTCAGAGGAAAGCTTTCATCTGACCCCGGTGCCGGGTTTAACCTTGGCATCAGGAAGCTTTACCAAGGCGTTCCCGTTGGTAGCTGCCGTCCTGTACCCGCTGGCACCAGTCGAGGTTATTCAGGTACCACTCCACGGTTTTGCGGATGCCGCTTTCAAAGGTCTCCTCAGGCGCCCAGCCGAGTTCTTTCTGGATTTTGCTAGCGTCTATGGCGTAGCGCATGTCGTGGCCGGGGCGGTCTTTTACAGTGGTAATCAGGTCACGGTAGCTGCGTTCCTGCGGGCGGAGTTCCTGGAGGATGTCGCAGATGGTATGCACGACTTCGATGTTCTGTTTTTCGTTGTGGCCGCCGATGTTGTAGGTTTCGCCGGGTTTGCCTTCGGTAACGACTTTGTAGAGGGCGCGGGCATGATCTTCTACATACAACCAGTCTCGGATCTGGTCACCTTTGCCGTAAACTGGGAGAAACTTTCCCTCCAATGCGTTAAGTATCATCAATGGGATGAGCTTTTCCGGGAAGTGGTAAGGCCCGTAGTTGTTGGAGCAGTTGGTGACCAATACTGGCAGACCGTAAGTACGTTGCCAGGCCCGCACCAAGTGGTCCGAACTGGCTTTGCTGGCGGAGTATGGGCTACTGGGAGCGTAGGCGGTTTCTTCGGTAAATAAATATTCCGAAGCATTTTCTGTTTGGCTCGGATGGGGGAGGTCACCGTAGACTTCGTCGGTGCTTATGTGGTGAAAGCGAAATCCCGCCTTTCGCTCGCCCTCCAAAGCTTGCCAGTATTGGCGAGTAGCCTCCAAAAGAGTGTACGTTCCAACGATGTTGGTTTCGATGAAGTCTGCAGGGCCATCAATGGACCGATCTACATGACTTTCTGCAGCGAGGTGCATAATGGCGTCCGGCTGATGCTCAGCCAGAACCCGCTCAACCTCGGCGCGGTTGCAAATGTCTACATGCTCAAAAGCATAGCGGTCGCTCTCGCTTACCTCGACCAGACTTTGGAGATTCCCGGCGTAAGTGAGTTTGTCCAAGTTAACCACGCCATCTGCGGTGTTCCTAATGATGTAGCGTATTACTGCAGACCCAATGAAACCCGCCCCGCCTGTGACAAGAAACTTCACTTCAACAATGCCTCCACTACGAACTTCTGGTCCACTTCTGACATATAAGGATGCATAGGCAACGACATAACAACCCGAGCAGCCTCATCCCCCGCAGAAAGATCGGCAGCAGGGTCTTCAACAGCCGGTTGCTTATTCAACGGAATTGGATAATGCACCGCCGTTGGAACCCCCGCTTCATTTAGCTTTTCCTGGACCGCCTCACGGTTGTTTACGCGAATGGTGTACTGCGCCCAGGCAGATACACTATGTGCTTCTACGAAGGGGGCGATATCAATGTCAGCATCGTTCAACAACCGGGCGTAGTTTTCAGCCACCTGGTTACGCAGCTGAATTTCCTCTTCGAGCAAGGCCAGTTTCGGCAACAGAATGGCTGCCTGCAGAGTATCCAGACGGCTATTCACTCCTACCCTGACATGGTGGTAACGCCGGTCCTGGCCGTGGCGGGCTATTTGGCGCAAGATGGTGGCCAGCTCTTCGTCGTTGGTGAAGATAGCTCCACCATCGCCATAACAGCCCAACGGTTTGCTCGGGAAGAAGCTGGTGCACCCGATGGTGGTCAGATTGCAGGACTTTTTAGCCTTGTAGCTGGCACCAAAGCTTTGCGCACCGTCTTCGATAACGGGAATTCCGTGCGTTCCGGCGATGGCGTTGATCGCGTCAAAATCAGCGCACTGACCATACAGCGACACCGGAATAATGGCTTTGGTCCGGGAGGTAATAGCTATTTCCAGCTTCTCAGGATCCAGGTTGTAGGTTTTCGGGTCGATATCTACGTAGACCGGCTTGGCCCCCAACACGGCTGGCGTCTCCGCCGTGGCGATGTAGCTAAACCCTGGCACAATCACTTCGTCGCCCGGGCCGACACCCAGTGCCATCTGGGCGATCTGCAGTGCATCCGTGCCATTGGCAACTGAGATACAGTGTTTGGCACCACAGAAGGCTGCTAGCAGCTCTTCCAGTTCGGCCACTTCCGGACCGAGGATATACTTGCCGTGGGCAAGAACCTTCTGGATGTTCTGATCAATCTGGTCTTTGATGCGGGCTTGCTGTGCGGCCAGGTCTACGAATTGCATTAGGCGGATACCTTTGAGCTTAACCGATGACGACGATGGTTCTCAGTGTTTGGTCACTTGATTGTCTTTTAACACATAGCGGCTACCGGTGTGTGGGCATATGGTTTCGCCCTCTCCTTGTACCGAAAGATCGAGC is a window encoding:
- the rfbA gene encoding glucose-1-phosphate thymidylyltransferase RfbA is translated as MKGIILAGGSGTRLYPITLGTSKQLLPVYDKPMIYYPLSVLMLAGIREILIITTPEDQAGFKRALGTGGQFGINLSYEIQPSPDGLAQAFVIGEEFIGNDSVCLVLGDNIFYGQGFTPKLKQAAQRSEGATVFGYQVKDPERFGVVEFDESKRAISIEEKPEHPKSHYAVTGLYFYDNSVVNIAKQVTPSHRGELEITCVNRAYLEQGKLNVELLGRGFAWLDTGTHESLLEAAQFVETVEKRQGYKIACLEEIGFNQGWLAKEQFLQQADQLKKNGYGQYLLDILEDSK
- a CDS encoding DegT/DnrJ/EryC1/StrS family aminotransferase; protein product: MQFVDLAAQQARIKDQIDQNIQKVLAHGKYILGPEVAELEELLAAFCGAKHCISVANGTDALQIAQMALGVGPGDEVIVPGFSYIATAETPAVLGAKPVYVDIDPKTYNLDPEKLEIAITSRTKAIIPVSLYGQCADFDAINAIAGTHGIPVIEDGAQSFGASYKAKKSCNLTTIGCTSFFPSKPLGCYGDGGAIFTNDEELATILRQIARHGQDRRYHHVRVGVNSRLDTLQAAILLPKLALLEEEIQLRNQVAENYARLLNDADIDIAPFVEAHSVSAWAQYTIRVNNREAVQEKLNEAGVPTAVHYPIPLNKQPAVEDPAADLSAGDEAARVVMSLPMHPYMSEVDQKFVVEALLK
- the rfbB gene encoding dTDP-glucose 4,6-dehydratase, translating into MKFLVTGGAGFIGSAVIRYIIRNTADGVVNLDKLTYAGNLQSLVEVSESDRYAFEHVDICNRAEVERVLAEHQPDAIMHLAAESHVDRSIDGPADFIETNIVGTYTLLEATRQYWQALEGERKAGFRFHHISTDEVYGDLPHPSQTENASEYLFTEETAYAPSSPYSASKASSDHLVRAWQRTYGLPVLVTNCSNNYGPYHFPEKLIPLMILNALEGKFLPVYGKGDQIRDWLYVEDHARALYKVVTEGKPGETYNIGGHNEKQNIEVVHTICDILQELRPQERSYRDLITTVKDRPGHDMRYAIDASKIQKELGWAPEETFESGIRKTVEWYLNNLDWCQRVQDGSYQRERLGKAS
- a CDS encoding DegT/DnrJ/EryC1/StrS family aminotransferase yields the protein MIPVTKPYLPNRERLNQFLDGIYERNWLTNNGPLAQELTSRLEEYLGVENLLLVSNGTLALQIAYRALGINEPVDGKPAEAITTPFTFIATASSLKWDGIQPVFADIDPETWCLNPASIEEAITPQTRSIVPVHVFGNACDVEAIDTIAQKHNLKVIYDASHAFGVNYKGKSLLKHGDAATLSFHATKLFHTGEGGAIIFQRKEDLERAKRMINFGITGRQTIEELGINAKMNELQAAMGLCVLDEMEANMAVRHRVWSNYERALFSLVQLQKRSDDLSYNAAYFPAVFESEPAAVKVAELLKENRILARRYFFPSLETIDFFEQTSPQPVSNDIAGRILCLPIYASLESQQQKAIIDVIKSFLATGLQR